AAACTAGCAAATACTCCACCTTTGTCAATATCTCCCACTAAAATAACGGGGGCATTTGCTAGCTTTGCTACTCTCATATTAACTAGCTCATGGTCGTTTAAATTAATTTCAGCAGGACTTCCAGCTCCCTCGATGACAACCCTTTCATAGCTGTTCATTAGGTTGTCTAATGATTCCTTAATGATGGCTAATCCTGTCTCAAAATAGTCCTGTCGATATTCACCAGCCTTCATGTTTCTTAAAGGCTTTCCATGAACAACGATCTGTGATTCATAATCCTTTGTTGGCTTAATTAGTATGGGATTCATATCTGTGGTCGCCGCAACTCGAGCAGCCTCTGCTTGAACACCCTGAGCACGACCAATCTCTTTTCCATCAAGCGTAATATAGGAATTAAGTGACATATTTTGTGATTTAAACGGAGCAGTTGTAAATCCATCCTCCGAAAAAATTCTACATAATGCGGTTGCGACAATACTTTTTCCAGCATCTGAATGAGTACCCTGAATCATAATAGGGAGGGCCTTAGTCATTTGATCTCTCCTTACACTTCTCAATCCAATTTTCTACAAGTTCTGGACAGGATGCAAAATGAAAATGGGTATAGCCTGCAACTAGATTCAGATTCATATATCCTTCTTTATCTTCTTTAAAGAAACCCTTTGTTTGATAGGCATAAGGTATTTCTCCTGTAGGCTCAAAGGTTGAATAATGATACTCATGCCCCTTAGCTTTTACACCAGGAGGTAATAAATAATTACCAGCTTCACCTTGCACTTCACGGTAGCCAATAGCGGTTAACCCTTGTTGCATGGTGACTTTACCAGGAATCACCCCAACCATCTCATGATGCTTTTGTTCGGACGTAATAATTGATTCTGTTAAGAACATAAACCCACCACATTCGGCTAAAGTCGGTAGTCCATCAAGAATTGCGTTCTTAATGGATTCTCTCACCTCTCTATGATCTGACAAAATATCTGCAAACTCCTCAGGGAAGCCGCCACCTATATAAAGTCCATCTATGTCCTCTGGTAACAGCTCACCAGCTAATGGTGAGAAGTAGACTAGTTTGGCACCATTGGCTTGTAGCAGCTCAAAATTCTCCTGATAATAGAAGTTAAAGGCAGCATCCTTGGCAACTGCTATTCGTACTTGCTCCTTACTCTTTTGATGGAATGGAGATGAAGCAGTTTCTAGATTTAAAGGTTGATCTGAAGCTAAGCTAACTAGCAAGTCTAAATCCACCGTTTCCTCCACAGCTTCTGCTAAGGTAGTTAAAAACGGATCAAGCTCTCCTCGTTCTATGGAAGGCACTAAACCAAGATGACGTTCAGGCATATCAAGTAGTTGATCTCTAGATAGATAGCCAATCACTGAAATTCCACACTCTTGCTCAACTGCAGCTTTTACTAATTGAAAATGTCCTTCTCCCCCTACCTTGTTAGCAACTACACCTACAATTTTCGTGTTACTTTCAAAGCACTGAAATCCCTTCACCACTGCCGCTGCACTTCTTGCCATACTATAGCAATCCACAACAAGGATAATAGGAGTCTCTGTAATCATACTGATTTCAGCAGAGCTTCCCTTGTTAGAAGTTGGACTTTCTCCATCAAATAGGCCCATCATTCCTTCGATAATGGAAAGGTCAGCTTTAGCTTGTCCATGGACGAAAATGCTCTTGATCATCTCTTGATCAAGCATATAGCTATCTAGGTTTCTAGATGGCCGATTAGTTACCGCTGTATGATACGCAGGGTCAATATAATCCGGTCCACACTTGAAGCCTTGAACAGTTAAGCCTCGCTTATGTAAAGCTGCCATAATGCCTATCGTTAACGTGGTTTTCCCAACCCCACTAGCAGTACCAGCAATCATGATTCTTTTAGGCATGGTTTGAACACCTCGACTTTCAACTCTTATTATTCTTTATTATAAAGCTTATTGGTTTGTTAATTAAACGTTTGTTTAAAGTATTGTAGGACGGCACCATGACTAGCTTTTTAGCGTGAGTGCAACAAAAATAGGTCGAATTTTGACAAAAAGGTTACTATGTTGGTTCAGTAAGCTAGTATGATTACTCTTTTAGACTACATATCAGCGCTAGTTTAGTTATATCGGCGAATGCTTAGTTATATCGGCGATTTTAGAGTTAAATCAGCGATAGAGCCTAATATATCAGCGACTTTTCAATTTTATCGAGCAGGAGGCCAACGCACCTAGAACTGCTTCCAAATAAACACCCCCATGCAAAAAAGCTAGCCTACTGACACGGCTAGCTCTTTTCATTAAGTTAAGTTAAGTCTATGTGACTTAATCCGAACCCGGTCGGTGCATATATTTAAAATTTGACGCGTATCTGGCCCAATTTGACGCATAAATTTTTCAATTCGGCACATATCCTGGCCAATTCGGCGCATAAATCGTAAAATTTGACGCAAAAAACTAGCAAAAAGTCTAAGTAACAAACTTTTCACTAGTCTAGTTATCTATACCCGTTTAAACGGCCACCAGTTGGCTTTACCAAATGTTTTTACCATAACCGGAACAAACAATGGCAAGATAATTAATGCATATAGGATTAATCCGACCAACACAATGGATGCAATTTGGAGAAGTGATAACATTCCAGAAGGCATCATTGCTGCAAAAGTTCCACCTAAGATCACTGCTGCTGAGATAATAACAGTACCCATTTTCTTCATTGAGATATGCATCGCCTCTTCGACGGATAGATCTTTATATTCGTTAAAGCGATCCATCAAGAAGATACTATAGTCTACTCCAAGTGCGACCAGAATAACGAATCCAAAGAATGGAACAGTCCAGCTCATCCCTGTGTAGCCTAGAATATTCACAAAAATTGTCTCATTAATTGCCATAGATGTGTAATAAGTTAGGATGAGAGATCCAATTAGATAGATTGGCATAATCAATGATCTAAATAAGAATACTAGGATAATGAAAATTCCAATTAACATATACACGACAGTCTTCGAATAGTCAGCATTTGACATGGCTGCTAAATCAGCATTAGTGCTTGTTACGCCGCCAATTGCAACCTGAGCATTTTCGAGTTTAGTCTCTTTGGTTGCACGTTTGACCGCTTCCTCTAACTGTTGAATTTGAGCAATTGCCTCATTTGAATAAGGATTATCTTCAAATATAACGTCAATCGTCATTACTTTTCGGTTTGCTGACATATACACATCTAATGCCTGTTCAAAGTCTTCACTTTCCAACACTTCATCTGGTATATAGAACCCTACCATCTCGTCAGATTTCGAAAGCTCGGATAAGTAATCCTGAGCAGAGTTTAAACCCTCAAAGACTTCGTTTAACCCATCAGCACTTTGTGTAAGTCCACCAGTCAACTGACCGAGCTGTGAACCAATATCATTAAACCCACTTAGAAGCTGCTCTTGCCCGACATTTATACTAGTTAGGCCATTTGTTACACTTGGCAGCTTGGAAATGATGGTACCTTGCCCATCTGCCATTGCTACTAAGCCCGCTTGCTGCTTTTCAATTCCTATAACAAGCTGCTCCATGCCCGCAATTAGTGCTTCATAACCCGCTATCACGGTTGGAAAAGATTCATTAGCGGTTACTACACCGTCATTGATTTGACCAAGTCCAGCATTTAATTGATCCAAACCACCTGTAAGCTGAGTCATTTGACCTTGAACCTGAAGCACCGTTCCCTTGATCGCCTTATAGTGATCATCATTACTTATTCCAGGATAGCTTGGGTTATTTTCTAGATTCTCAAAGCTTTGTGTTAAAGAGGCAAGTGCTCCGGACAAGCCTTGTAGATTCTGACTTACCTCATTATAATTTCCTTCTAACTCTGTAAGAGAATTCCCCGCGAGCTGATAACCGCTTAAAAGCTCCTTACTACCTGCCACTAGTTTCTCTGCATTTACTTTTATCTCTTGAAGGCCATCAGCGAGCTGTTTAGAACCAGCTGCTCCCTGATCTAGGCCTCCTTCAATTTCCTTTAAGCCAGCCTGTAGCTGTAACAATCCTGACTTAATTTCATTAGTTCCGAAAATCAACTCATTTATTCCTTCTGTTGCTTGCATTAGCTCTGGTTCTGATTTAGAAAGCTCACTACCTGCTTCCTTTAAGCCATCACTTATTTGCTTAATTCCTTCGTTTCCTTCACCAATACCTTCTTGTAGAGTCTCTGCTTGTGAGGCTACAAATAACTCCTCAATCGGTTCGCCAGTTGGACGTGTAATTGAACGAACCGTACTTACTAAGTCAACACGATCGAGCTCTTGACTAACTTTTTCAGCAATACTAATATACTCTGCTGAATTCATCTCTTCATCATTTTTAATGACAATCTGAGTTGGCATTGACTCTCCTGGCCCAAAGCCTTCTGCAATATAGTTAAATGCTTTAATGGAAGGTACATCATCACCAATCTCTTCAAGTGAATTAAAGGAAACTTCACCATCATAAGCAAGTAAGAAGGGCACCGAGATCCCTGCTACAATCAATAATGAATATAGGGGTCTTCTTAACGAGAATCGACCGACAACGTCCCAAAGTGCACTATCTTTATGTTCTAGTGTACCTTTAGATGGCCAAAACAGCCTCTTACCTAGTACGGCCATGAAAAACGGTACAACTGTAAACAGGGCAAGTAATAAGATCGCTACTCCTACTGCAACCGCTGCAGCTGACTGATATAGCTTGAAAGTAGAAAATCCAATCGCCGCAAACCCAATCATTACTGCTAATCCACTAAAGAAAACGGTTCTTCCTGCATGACGGTATGTTTCAACAATCGCCTCTGTTACGCTTTCACGCTGAGTCATTTCTTCTTTAAAGCGACTTAATAGGAGAATACAATAGTCTGTTCCAATCCCAAATAAAATCGCTACTAAGAAAATCTGAGTGAACGTTGATAACGGGAAATTCATCGTATCTACTAATATAGCAACAATAGATTGTGATGCTAAATAAGTAATCCCTACAGTAACTAATGGTATAATAGGAGCTACCACCGAGCGGAATACTAAAAGTAAGACAACTAGAATAAACACAACTGTAATTCCTTCTGTCTTCTTTAATCCTTCCTGTGAACTTGTGATTAAATCTAGGTCAATCATCCAGCTACTTGTGTAATAATGATCAACAGTAGTATCTTCAATTACTTTATAAAGAGCATCAGATACATCCTTTGGCTCTCTTCCATCCCAAGTAATCGTCATCGAGGTAAGGATTGTCTGACCATCCTCTGATACAAGTTGTTCTGCTAAGGTCTCTTCTTTAAAGTGTGAGATTATGCTTGTGATACCGAGCTCTACCTTGTTCTCATCAAGCTTATTAACAGCAGCCTCAACCTCTGCCAATTCTTCAGTAGTTAATTCACCTTCACCTTGAAACACAAGTGCTACCTGAGACGTATCTCCTCCGTCCTCAGTACTTTGAACTTCCTCTAAAATCTGGTTTGCTAGAGTAGAAGAATATCCATCGGGAATGGACATCTGCCCCTTTTCACGAACAAGGTCTGCCATATTGGGCGCAATCAAAAATAGCCCAACAATTAAAGCTACCCAAACTCCCATTACGAACCATTTTCCTTTTATAATTGCTCTCACACTGATTCCCCCTGCTTTAGGTCTTTAAGGTCTACAAGAACCTGGTTTAATTTTTCATATGTTTTCATAAAACGATCTATTTCCTCATTGTCAAACTTCGTTATGATTTCCCCAACTAAACTATGAATTTTTTGTTGTGCTTTTTCATACACTTCCATGCCTTTAGGAGTTAGAGATAAGTAGATGACACGACGATCGCCTTCATCACGTTTTCGGTCAATTAGTCCTCTTTCCACTAAACGATTAATGGCTCCAGTAATCGCACTTTTCTTTACATCAAACACTTCTGCTAGTTCTGTTGATGTACAAACTCCGACACTGTTTATATACCTTAAGGTATAGTGCTGTTCTGTTGTAATATCATCACCAATTTCTTTTCTTATCAGATTTTCAGCCTTTTTCGTGACTGAAAAGGAGTAATCTATATACTTATTGATTAACTCTTGAATATTACTTTTCTCCATCATTTTCCACCTTTGTCTTAATTAGTTCACACCATTAACTATTAACAGTGTTAACTATAATACGCCGAATTGTTAGCTGTCAATTATATTTACCTCTACAACCGAAGCATAATTTTTTATAAATATTTTAAAATATGAGAAAATAAATTGAATATAAAATTGACTGAGGTGATTGATATGGTTAAGAGCTTACAAGATACAACCACATTACATAACGGAGTAAACATGCCTTGGTTTGGGCTAGGCGTTTTCAAGGTACAGGATGGACAAGAAGCGATTGATTCAGTTAAGGCTGCGATCAACAATGGATACAGAAGTATTGATACTGCGGCAATATATCGTAACGAGGAAGGTGTTGGACAAGCACTTAAGGAAGTAGACGTTCCCCGTGAAGATTTATTCATAACTACAAAAGTTTGGAATTCAGATCAAGGTTATGCGACGACTTTAGAAGCATTCGAAAGTAGCATGCAAAAGCTAGGCTTAGACTACCTTGATCTTTATTTAGTTCACTGGCCTGTAAAAGGAAAATATAACGACACATGGAAAGCATTAGAGAAGCTTTACAAAGATGGACGTGTTCGTGCCATTGGTGTTAGTAACTTTCATGTTCACCATCTTGAAGACTTACTAGCACATGCTGAAATTAAACCGATGGTCAATCAAATTGAATATCATCCACACTTAAATCAACAAGAGGTTCATGACTTCTGTAAGAAGGAAGGCATACAGCTCGAGGCCTGGTCTCCTTTAAAACAGGGCGTCCTGTTAACAGAGCCTACCATCGTAAGTATTGCTGAGAAACATAATAAATCTGCTGCACAAGTTATTTTACGTTGGGATCTTCAAAATGGAGTAGTCACGATTCCAAAATCTATTAAAGAACATCGTATTATTGAAAATGCAGATATCTTTGACTTTGAGTTATCTGCAGAAGAGATGGAAACAATCAATGGATTAAATAAAAATGAAAGAATCGGGGCAGATCCTGATAATTTTGATTTCTAAATGAAAAAAGATCGCCAAATGGCGATCTTTTTTCATAGCTCTTCAACTTACATTTTCTTCAGTTTAATAGAAGAAACAGTATGGTTTGCACCCTTCTTCAATATAATATCCGCACGGTTAATAGTGGGCTTGATGTTTTGTTCTAAATTTCTTTGGTTTATATTACTCCAGATTCCTGCCGCAATTTCCTCTGCTTCTTCTTCTGTAAGATTTGCATACTTATTAAAATAAGAAACAGGATTTCTGAAGGCAGTTTTACGTAAGAGCTTAAATCGTTCTACATACCATCTTGAAATATCAGTTACTTCCGCATCCACATAAATCGATAGATCAAAGAAATCAGATACATACACACTCGGAAGGTTCTCGTCCTCATTACGTGGTGTTTGTAGGACATTAATTCCCTCTACTATCACAATATCTGGCTGATTAATTTCAATATAATGATTCGGAATAATATCATAGTAAAGATGTGAATATATAGGAGCTGTCACATTAGCTTCCCCAGATTTTATTCTAGATAAGAAGTTGATTAGTTCTTTAATATTATAGCTCTCAGGAAATCCTTTTCGACCGAGAAGACCACGTTCCTCTAAAACAGCATTTGGATGTAAAAAGCCGTCTGTAGTAACAAGGTCCACTTTAGGATGGTTAGGCCAGCGAGATAACAGTGCTTGAATGATTCGTGCCGTTGTACTTTTTCCAACAGCCACACTTCCAGCGATCCCAATAATATAAGGTACCTTCCTCGTTTTTTCACCGAAGAACGTATCCGTCACATTATGAAGTTGCTGAGAGGCAATAATATATAGATTGAGTAATCTCGTCAGGGGTAAATATACCTCTGATACCTCCTCAATAGATAATTTCTCATTTAAGCCTCGTAGTTCCTCAATTTCCTTTTCGGTTAATGTTAAAGGTGTATTGAAGCGCAAGTTGGCCCACTTTTCTCTATCAAATAAAATATAAGGTGAATAATTAGAATCTGACACGTTTATTCCTCAATTCAAGTACGACATCTTATGTATTATCTACATTTTATCAATGGTTACGAAATAAATCACCCTTTTTTATGAAAGCGGTTTATAACGACAGGAAGGAAAGGAACTCATAAAACATTTTTTCATAATAATAAACAGGTTATAAGTGGTTGTTTAATAATCACAAACTGAACGCAAAAAGTCCTTCATCACAGTGATGAAGGACTACATATTAACTAGATAGTGGTAACCATTTTCCTTGAGACTTAATTAATTATTTTAATGGTATTGTGATTTCTGAGCCAACTTGTAAGAAATAAGGATCAACATTAGGATTCGCTGTTATGATTTCATCTACTGAAACACCATCATAAACACTAGCAATTTCATAGAATGTATTACCAGGCTGAACTGTATGGTAGACTACATCATGCCCCGTAGTTGAATTACTTTCATGTACAACAATAACTTCTGAACCTATTGCTAATGTTAACGGGTCAATTCCCTCATTAAGATCATATAAACGGTCTAATGTTACACCATCATAAACTTGGGCAATTTCTGATAAAGTGTTTCCTGGTTGTACGACATGTGTCACAACTCGATTATCAGAAGACTCACCTTTACTAATAACTACCTCAGTGCCTACCGGAATCGCAGTCGGATCTAACTCACTATTCCATTCTTTTAATTCATCAACAGTAACATCATGCTCCTGTGCTATTCCCCAAAATGTATCATTGGGTTGTACGGTTACTGTTGATGCATTCGCCGCTAATCCAAAACCTCCTAAGATTAACCCTAATACAAAAGTCGGTACTAAAATCTTCGAAATTTTTCTCATCTTTTAATCTCCTCCTTTTAAAGTAACGTACAATATATTCCTACCCGTCCTACTAGAGTCTAAACAATAAATTACTAGATTTGATTTAAGTACTAGATTTTATTGCCACTTTAGAGATATTTATCTACCATAAATTCAGTCACAGGTTATGGCAGAACAACTATAGACGAATCTATTAAATTTAATCCCAATATTATAATCCCATATACCCATCAGGAGTATATCTAAATTTAAATATATAGATTATTATAGTAATATATGTAAGTTATTTACTTTATGAAAACGTTTAACACCGGAGGCATTCAAAATGATTCCAACTACTAAAACACTCTTTCCTGAATATTTCACTTCAAAATATGAACTTGAATTAATCTGGAATAATACAAATGATGCCATTTTTCTTATTGCTCCAAATGGTGCAATATTAAAAGCAAACCCGTCATTTGAAAGTTTACTAGGATATTCAGGACAGGAGTTATTTAATGCTCCTATTCCTCCTTTTATTCCTGATCATTTAATTAAACAACAGAAGCCCTTTTTAGATAAGATGCGCAAAGGAGAAAGACTTCATTATTTTGAAACCCAAAGAGTAACAAAGGATGGTAGATTAATTGAAATCGTTTCTTCCTACTGTCCAGTTTTAGATGAAAATAACGATTTATTATTAATTGTTGGCATGTATAAAGACGTGACAAAGCAAGTAGAAGCCCAAAGGTTATTAGCCGAAAATGAAAAGAAATATAGATTTATAGCGGAGAATACTTCAGATCTCATTCAGGTATTAGATGAGTATGGAGTCATCTCGTATATTTCTCCTTCGGTCCAGTCACTTCTTAATTTTGCACCATCAAATTATATAAACAAATATATAGCAGAATGTTTGTTCAGAGATGATGTGCCTCAATTTATTGAACACCTTCATCAGCTACAAACTACTGAAGTACCATTCAAAACAGAAGTCCGGTATTTAAAGGAAAACGGTGATTATGTTTGGATGGAAGTAAAAGCTTCATATGTGCTAGATAACCAAGAGCGGAAAACGATGGTTGTGTCTAGAGACATCAGTGATCGAAAAAAATACGAGGAAGAATTAAAATACCTTGCCTTTCATGATACGTTAACTGGTTTGCCAAATCGCTATCAATTTACTGAACTGCTGAAAGAAGAAATGACTCTTTCAAAAAGCAGTAACCAAGCTATGGCATTAATGTATGTAGATATTGATAATTTCAAGCAGATTAACGATTCTCTAGGCCACTCTGCAGGCGATCACGTTTTAAAGGAATTTTCTATAAAATTGAAAAAATCAGTCCGTGAATCCGATAAAGTTTGCCGCATAAGTGGTGATGAATTTATTGTTATTCTAGCAGCACCTAGCTCAACTGAAGCGGCAATCATGATAACAGAAAAAATTCAAAAAGAGCTTTCTTCCCCGGTTCATATCGGAGAAGATCATGTATATGTTCATTCCTCTATAGGCATTGCTCTATATAATGGAGAGGAACTTTCATCAGAAAACTTAATTAAAAGAGCGGATTTTGCCCTTTATCAAACAAAGGAAAACCAAAAAGGCTCTTATACAATTTGGGAAAATCCAAGGGTTTAAACGAATTCAATACAATACAAAAACACTATGAATTTCTTAATTAGAAATCATAGCGTTTTTGTCATTCTATTAAAATTTTGTACTACTGCTTTTACAAACCAATAATTACTGTCCTACTGCTGGTTTGTTTTCTTCTTCTACTTTTTTCTCTTTTGATAGGAACCAGCCTGCTACCGCGATAAGGACAAGGACTACATAGAACGTAATTTTCCATTCAGGTGTTTTCGCGAATCCAACCGGTAAAATCGCTAAATCTGGGTGAGATAATGTGAATACAGCTAACTTTACTCCAACCCATCCTACAATAACGAATGCAGCGATTTCTAAACCTGGTCTCTTATGAAGTAAGGTTACAAAGTAGTTTGCGGCAAATCGCATGATGATTAATCCCATTAATCCACCGGCAAAAATGACGAGGAATTTACCTCCATCTAATCCACCTATTTTCGGAAGGTTTGTATTGGGTAAAGTAACAGCTAATGCTACTGCTGCTAGGATTGAATCTACTGCAAAAGCAATATCAGCTAGCTCAACTTTGAAAACAGTCATCCAGAATCCAGACTTTTTCTTTTCCTCTTTTACTAGTCCAGATTTTTCTTCTGCCTTTTTGATTATAATCTTTCGGAATATATGATTTAATGCGATAAATAATAGATAAAGTGCTCCTAATGCTTGAACCTGCCATACATCAACAAGGAATGAGATCGCAAATAATGAAGCGAAACGAAATACAAAGGCACCAGCAAGTCCATAGAATAATGCTCTTTTTCTTTGCTCCTCTGGAAGATGCTTAACCATGATCGCTAGAACGAGTGCGTTATCAGCTGCTAATAATCCTTCAATTGCTATTAACAGTAATAATACCCATCCATATTCAAATAAAATTGATAATTCCACTAAAAAAATCCCCCTTTATATAAATAACTAACTCAAAATTGTCTTATCTTATAATCTCTTAAACAATCTTAATAATATCCTGATCCCTGCTCTCTACTCCTTTATTAAATGTTAGTTTTGTATGAAAACGATATGATATCTCATCAGATGAAACTGGGACATCCACCGGTAATTTAAAAGTAAACGATAATTCATTTTCTTCCGTTGAGTTAATTAGCTTTTTGGTGAGAATGGTTGTCGAATCGATTACCTGTTCAGTTTCTTTAGTCTTGTCAATCAAGACTAAATCACTATCAATACGGTTAATCTGTTGTTCCACTGTCCCACCTACAATTTTAAAATATCCAACAATGTTATCTCCTGGACGATAAGTCTCCTTTGGTAAGATTAGGTCTATCCTTGCAGAGCCTACCCCTAATAGAGACATGTATTTCCTTAGTATCAACCTTCCCACCTCCAAAGAAATTATTTGAAGCTAATAATTTTTTCGTCTACACGTCTTTCAATTTTTTCAATCAGGACTTTATCTTTTAAAAGCTCTTCTTTGTTCTTTTTTAAAAGCTCAT
This region of Bacillus mesophilus genomic DNA includes:
- a CDS encoding cobyrinate a,c-diamide synthase codes for the protein MPKRIMIAGTASGVGKTTLTIGIMAALHKRGLTVQGFKCGPDYIDPAYHTAVTNRPSRNLDSYMLDQEMIKSIFVHGQAKADLSIIEGMMGLFDGESPTSNKGSSAEISMITETPIILVVDCYSMARSAAAVVKGFQCFESNTKIVGVVANKVGGEGHFQLVKAAVEQECGISVIGYLSRDQLLDMPERHLGLVPSIERGELDPFLTTLAEAVEETVDLDLLVSLASDQPLNLETASSPFHQKSKEQVRIAVAKDAAFNFYYQENFELLQANGAKLVYFSPLAGELLPEDIDGLYIGGGFPEEFADILSDHREVRESIKNAILDGLPTLAECGGFMFLTESIITSEQKHHEMVGVIPGKVTMQQGLTAIGYREVQGEAGNYLLPPGVKAKGHEYHYSTFEPTGEIPYAYQTKGFFKEDKEGYMNLNLVAGYTHFHFASCPELVENWIEKCKERSND
- a CDS encoding sporulation protein, which produces MGRLILRKYMSLLGVGSARIDLILPKETYRPGDNIVGYFKIVGGTVEQQINRIDSDLVLIDKTKETEQVIDSTTILTKKLINSTEENELSFTFKLPVDVPVSSDEISYRFHTKLTFNKGVESRDQDIIKIV
- a CDS encoding FbpB family small basic protein, giving the protein MRKPKININELLKKNKEELLKDKVLIEKIERRVDEKIISFK
- a CDS encoding LysM peptidoglycan-binding domain-containing protein, whose translation is MRKISKILVPTFVLGLILGGFGLAANASTVTVQPNDTFWGIAQEHDVTVDELKEWNSELDPTAIPVGTEVVISKGESSDNRVVTHVVQPGNTLSEIAQVYDGVTLDRLYDLNEGIDPLTLAIGSEVIVVHESNSTTGHDVVYHTVQPGNTFYEIASVYDGVSVDEIITANPNVDPYFLQVGSEITIPLK
- a CDS encoding diguanylate cyclase domain-containing protein, encoding MIPTTKTLFPEYFTSKYELELIWNNTNDAIFLIAPNGAILKANPSFESLLGYSGQELFNAPIPPFIPDHLIKQQKPFLDKMRKGERLHYFETQRVTKDGRLIEIVSSYCPVLDENNDLLLIVGMYKDVTKQVEAQRLLAENEKKYRFIAENTSDLIQVLDEYGVISYISPSVQSLLNFAPSNYINKYIAECLFRDDVPQFIEHLHQLQTTEVPFKTEVRYLKENGDYVWMEVKASYVLDNQERKTMVVSRDISDRKKYEEELKYLAFHDTLTGLPNRYQFTELLKEEMTLSKSSNQAMALMYVDIDNFKQINDSLGHSAGDHVLKEFSIKLKKSVRESDKVCRISGDEFIVILAAPSSTEAAIMITEKIQKELSSPVHIGEDHVYVHSSIGIALYNGEELSSENLIKRADFALYQTKENQKGSYTIWENPRV
- the coaA gene encoding type I pantothenate kinase is translated as MSDSNYSPYILFDREKWANLRFNTPLTLTEKEIEELRGLNEKLSIEEVSEVYLPLTRLLNLYIIASQQLHNVTDTFFGEKTRKVPYIIGIAGSVAVGKSTTARIIQALLSRWPNHPKVDLVTTDGFLHPNAVLEERGLLGRKGFPESYNIKELINFLSRIKSGEANVTAPIYSHLYYDIIPNHYIEINQPDIVIVEGINVLQTPRNEDENLPSVYVSDFFDLSIYVDAEVTDISRWYVERFKLLRKTAFRNPVSYFNKYANLTEEEAEEIAAGIWSNINQRNLEQNIKPTINRADIILKKGANHTVSSIKLKKM
- a CDS encoding MarR family winged helix-turn-helix transcriptional regulator, producing the protein MEKSNIQELINKYIDYSFSVTKKAENLIRKEIGDDITTEQHYTLRYINSVGVCTSTELAEVFDVKKSAITGAINRLVERGLIDRKRDEGDRRVIYLSLTPKGMEVYEKAQQKIHSLVGEIITKFDNEEIDRFMKTYEKLNQVLVDLKDLKQGESV
- a CDS encoding aldo/keto reductase, whose protein sequence is MVKSLQDTTTLHNGVNMPWFGLGVFKVQDGQEAIDSVKAAINNGYRSIDTAAIYRNEEGVGQALKEVDVPREDLFITTKVWNSDQGYATTLEAFESSMQKLGLDYLDLYLVHWPVKGKYNDTWKALEKLYKDGRVRAIGVSNFHVHHLEDLLAHAEIKPMVNQIEYHPHLNQQEVHDFCKKEGIQLEAWSPLKQGVLLTEPTIVSIAEKHNKSAAQVILRWDLQNGVVTIPKSIKEHRIIENADIFDFELSAEEMETINGLNKNERIGADPDNFDF
- a CDS encoding TerC family protein, translated to MELSILFEYGWVLLLLIAIEGLLAADNALVLAIMVKHLPEEQRKRALFYGLAGAFVFRFASLFAISFLVDVWQVQALGALYLLFIALNHIFRKIIIKKAEEKSGLVKEEKKKSGFWMTVFKVELADIAFAVDSILAAVALAVTLPNTNLPKIGGLDGGKFLVIFAGGLMGLIIMRFAANYFVTLLHKRPGLEIAAFVIVGWVGVKLAVFTLSHPDLAILPVGFAKTPEWKITFYVVLVLIAVAGWFLSKEKKVEEENKPAVGQ
- a CDS encoding MMPL family transporter; the encoded protein is MRAIIKGKWFVMGVWVALIVGLFLIAPNMADLVREKGQMSIPDGYSSTLANQILEEVQSTEDGGDTSQVALVFQGEGELTTEELAEVEAAVNKLDENKVELGITSIISHFKEETLAEQLVSEDGQTILTSMTITWDGREPKDVSDALYKVIEDTTVDHYYTSSWMIDLDLITSSQEGLKKTEGITVVFILVVLLLVFRSVVAPIIPLVTVGITYLASQSIVAILVDTMNFPLSTFTQIFLVAILFGIGTDYCILLLSRFKEEMTQRESVTEAIVETYRHAGRTVFFSGLAVMIGFAAIGFSTFKLYQSAAAVAVGVAILLLALFTVVPFFMAVLGKRLFWPSKGTLEHKDSALWDVVGRFSLRRPLYSLLIVAGISVPFLLAYDGEVSFNSLEEIGDDVPSIKAFNYIAEGFGPGESMPTQIVIKNDEEMNSAEYISIAEKVSQELDRVDLVSTVRSITRPTGEPIEELFVASQAETLQEGIGEGNEGIKQISDGLKEAGSELSKSEPELMQATEGINELIFGTNEIKSGLLQLQAGLKEIEGGLDQGAAGSKQLADGLQEIKVNAEKLVAGSKELLSGYQLAGNSLTELEGNYNEVSQNLQGLSGALASLTQSFENLENNPSYPGISNDDHYKAIKGTVLQVQGQMTQLTGGLDQLNAGLGQINDGVVTANESFPTVIAGYEALIAGMEQLVIGIEKQQAGLVAMADGQGTIISKLPSVTNGLTSINVGQEQLLSGFNDIGSQLGQLTGGLTQSADGLNEVFEGLNSAQDYLSELSKSDEMVGFYIPDEVLESEDFEQALDVYMSANRKVMTIDVIFEDNPYSNEAIAQIQQLEEAVKRATKETKLENAQVAIGGVTSTNADLAAMSNADYSKTVVYMLIGIFIILVFLFRSLIMPIYLIGSLILTYYTSMAINETIFVNILGYTGMSWTVPFFGFVILVALGVDYSIFLMDRFNEYKDLSVEEAMHISMKKMGTVIISAAVILGGTFAAMMPSGMLSLLQIASIVLVGLILYALIILPLFVPVMVKTFGKANWWPFKRV